The proteins below come from a single Bombyx mori chromosome 7, ASM3026992v2 genomic window:
- the LOC101742366 gene encoding RNA exonuclease 1 homolog, producing the protein MLPSTGYFNAINCPFYDNGLCERPYCHFRHVKRDLQNSSSDGIESGAILQKLVSAAVQKVLQQTDSTGSAISVQTVNNNLDDNLVSISKPTYNPTPISELKKINHLETENNDENSEQRKRHIPVPYTPRKPVSASLRIPESQDTSKPFIYIPPPLTYTPGSNENVQCDSYVPPGSSASTETYNPGSEKELQEYQPCELDLNTTNKRNYIPSDRNSSKNKVLEYKPSKVSSRNEPTVKYQPTPKFLAPCFSSDEDEPDNKKIKLSSDLNGLDDLGPEFDILDQILHEENKKEDSKTILNKADKNISKNNNSSKCNKETKVNKEDKVKSDSKNHNGDSKSKKCSPEKNQTNKTRKHKSHKKEKSLKEKEDQKSPNRKSSKKEGSDKDKYKSKSEKHEKKKEKQNKYESKSSDKSSKQSSHRSSKSDSNNHKYKEKEHRKKKHKSSRDRQKSKSKDPPHIDDVDHQSDTSEMEPDEETIAMECKKIFDEYVPIRKIVAEENEPTIEETQDEEYVPTKKRVSRAVDVKVVTKRQIKPDYKISAAQAMAERLAKVREFHSTKVNNSLQNESKGEDNTNITKRELQKSIFSTVNSSNLKIRIAHVPYASTLINAKRNISTSQDIAKNSLPAGSNSSTTVQTIKKGALRVAHMPSEKFIDRPGVLEPLASKIPANIRSTYLNLMIDECLKLYLSATDAYSRAQHEELATSKKCNTVSIYKNSAVLTVNRLRKELQENNGEKKSSSDSSRKVDARNTGSWSIENRNKKSDEISKELTGAKFYNNIEKWILTEEQLQENGFPRTHISGEKGRASIYVQQKQKQKPPKGSIRTCCRCKKDYTVDKKGFPAVKEECIYHPNNKYRIRGEARYQCCSQDGSSDGCCIAPTHVYEYVDYDNLRGFVKTLPPDNKCEDYGVYALDCEMCYTTHGLDLTRVTIINAECKVVYETLIKPLHPIIDYNTRFSGITEEQMAEVKTTLLDVQATLLTMFNSKTILIGHSLESDFKALKLIHDTVVDTSVLFPHKMGPPYKRALRNLSSEYLKKIIQNSVDGHNSAEDALVCMELIHYKLKEYLKTR; encoded by the coding sequence ATGTTGCCTTCAACGGGATATTTTAACGCCATTAATTGTCCTTTTTACGACAATGGCCTTTGTGAAAGACCTTATTGTCATTTTCGTCATGTAAAAAGAGATTTACAAAATTCATCCAGTGATGGAATTGAAAGCGGTGCGATATTACAAAAACTTGTTTCAGCAGCTGTACAAAAGGTTCTACAACAAACTGATAGCACTGGGTCCGCAATTAGTGTACAGACAGTAAACAATAATCTCGATGACAATCTTGTATCTATTAGTAAACCAACCTACAACCCTACACCAATATCGGAACTTAAAAAGATAAATCATTTAGAAACAGAAAATAACGACGAAAATAGCGAACAAAGAAAACGTCATATTCCCGTACCATATACCCCAAGAAAACCAGTCAGTGCAAGTTTGAGGATACCTGAGTCGCAGGATACATCTAAACCATTCATTTACATTCCTCCGCCATTAACATACACTCCTGGGAGTAACGAGAATGTACAGTGTGATAGTTACGTGCCTCCTGGATCATCTGCAAGTACAGAAACCTATAATCCAGGTTCTGAAAAAGAACTGCAAGAATATCAGCCTTGTGAACTAGACCTAAATACTACAAACAAACGAAATTACATTCCTTCGGACAGGAATTCGAGCAAAAATAAAGTTCTCGAATATAAACCTTCTAAAGTTTCGTCAAGAAATGAACCTACTGTAAAATATCAACCAACACCAAAGTTCTTAGCTCCATGTTTCTCAAGTGATGAGGATGAACCAgataataagaaaattaaattatcaagtGACCTTAATGGGCTTGATGATCTTGGCCCTGAGTTTGACATATTAGATCAAATACTTCATGAAGAAAACAAAAAGGAAGACAGTAAAACAATACTTAACAAGGCtgataaaaatataagtaaaaataataatagtagtaaATGCAATAAGGAAACTAAAGTAAATAAAGAGGATAAAGTGAAGTCTGATAGCAAGAATCATAATGGTGACTCAAAGAGTAAAAAATGTAGCCCTGAgaaaaaccaaacaaataaaacaaggAAACATAAATCtcataagaaagaaaaaagcctaaaagaaaaagaagatcaAAAGAGTCCTAATAGGAAATCAAGTAAGAAGGAAGGAAGTGATAAAGACaaatataaaagtaaaagtgaaaaacatgaaaagaaaaaagaaaagcaaaataaatatgaatccAAGTCATCTGATAAAAGTTCAAAACAATCAAGTCATAGATCATCCAAGTCTGATTCAAATAATCACAAATACAAAGAAAAGGAACATAGAAAAAAGAAACACAAAAGTTCAAGAGACAGACAAAAAAGTAAGAGTAAAGATCCACCTCACATTGATGATGTAGATCACCAATCTGATACTAGTGAAATGGAGCCTGATGAAGAGACTATAGCGATGGAATGCAAGAAGATTTTTGATGAATATGTTCCAATCAGAAAGATAGTTGCAGAGGAAAATGAACCTACTATAGAAGAAACACAAGATGAGGAATATGTGCCCACAAAGAAGAGAGTATCACGTGCTGTAGATGTTAAAGTTGTAACAAAACGACAAATAAAACCAGATTACAAGATTAGTGCTGCCCAAGCAATGGCAGAAAGATTGGCTAAGGTTAGAGAGTTTCATAGCACAAAAGTTAATAATTCTCTGCAAAATGAAAGTAAAGGTGAGGACAatacaaatataacaaaaaggGAACTTCAGAAATCCATATTTAGTACAGTAAACTCTAGTAATTTGAAAATTCGTATTGCTCATGTACCATATGCCTCAACATTGATAAATGCCAAAAGAAATATTTCAACTAGCCAAGACATTGCAAAAAACAGTTTGCCCGCCGGCTCTAATTCATCTACTACTGTCCAAACCATAAAGAAAGGAGCACTGAGGGTAGCACACATGCCTAGTGAGAAATTTATAGATCGCCCAGGTGTTTTAGAGCCTTTGGCTTCAAAAATACCAGCAAATATTAGATCTACTTATTTAAATCTTATGATAGATGAATGCTTGAAACTTTACCTTTCCGCAACTGATGCGTATTCTAGAGCTCAACATGAAGAACTAGCTACGAGCAAGAAATGTAATACGGTTTCTATTTATAAAAACTCTGCAGTATTAACAGTCAACCGACTAAGAAAGGAATTACAGGAAAATAATGGTGAGAAAAAATCAAGTTCTGATTCAAGTAGAAAAGTAGATGCTAGGAATACAGGTTCATGGAGCATAgagaatagaaataaaaaaagtgatgaGATATCTAAAGAATTAACAGGTGCtaaattttataacaatattgAAAAATGGATATTAACTGAAGAGCAGCTTCAAGAAAATGGATTTCCTAGAACACACATAAGTGGAGAAAAAGGCAGAGCTTCAATTTATgtgcaacaaaaacaaaaacaaaaaccccCTAAAGGCTCTATAAGAACATGTTGTAGATGTAAAAAAGATTATACTGTGGACAAAAAAGGTTTTCCAGCTGTAAAAGAGGAATGCATTTATCATCCTAATAATAAATACAGAATACGAGGTGAAGCTCGATATCAATGTTGTAGTCAGGATGGATCATCTGATGGATGTTGTATAGCACCTACCCATGTCTATGAATATGTAGACTATGATAATTTGAGAGGGTTTGTAAAAACATTACCTCCAGATAATAAGTGTGAAGATTATGGAGTGTATGCATTAGATTGTGAGATGTGTTATACTACCCATGGGTTAGACTTGACTAGGGTGACTATAATTAATGCAGAATGTAAAGTCGTTTATGAAACTCTTATAAAACCATTGCACCCTATAATTGACTATAATACTAGATTTTCAGGAATAACTGAAGAACAAATGGCTGAAGTAAAGACAACTCTTTTAGATGTTCAGGCCACTCTTCTAACAATGTTCAATAGTAAGACAATATTGATAGGTCACAGCTTAGAATCAGATTTTAAAGCTTTAAAACTTATTCATGATACAGTCGTAGATACAAGTGTTTTATTCCCTCATAAGATGGGTCCACCATATAAAAGAGCTTTAAGAAACCTATCTTCTGaatatttaaagaagataatacAAAATTCTGTAGATGGGCACAACAGTGCAGAAGATGCACTCGTGTGTATGGAATTAATTCATTACAAATTAAAAGAGTATTTGAAAACAAGATGA
- the LOC101741979 gene encoding deoxyuridine 5'-triphosphate nucleotidohydrolase — MSGKIQPILKFTRLSENAFQPVRGSEKAAGIDLMSAYDYTVPARGKELVKTDLQIELPPGCYGRVAPRSGLALKNFIDVGAGVIDEDYRGNVGVVLFNHSDTDFSVKKGDRIAQLICEKIYYPVLQEVANLSVTQRGDGGFGSTGKK, encoded by the exons ATGTCTGGTAAAATCCAACCTATTCTAAAGTTTACTAGACTCAGTGAAAATGCTTTTCAACCAGTCAGAGGCTCTGAAAAAGCAGCTGGGATCGATTTAATGAG TGCATATGATTACACTGTTCCTGCTCGAGGCAAAGAATTAGTGAAAACTGACCTACAAATAGAACTACCGCCTGGGTGTTATGGTAGAGTAGCACCTCGATCTGGTTTAGCTCTGAAGAATTTCATTGATGTTGGTG CCGGTGTTATTGATGAGGACTATAGAGGTAATGTTGGAGTTGTTCTTTTTAATCACTCGGACACagattttagtgtgaaaaaagGAGACAGAATTGCACAGCTTATTTGTGAGAAGATCTACTATCCTGTGTTACAAGAAGTTGCTAATTTGTCTGTAACTCAAAGGGGTGATGGTGGATTTGGCTCCACtggaaaaaaatag